A DNA window from Entelurus aequoreus isolate RoL-2023_Sb linkage group LG24, RoL_Eaeq_v1.1, whole genome shotgun sequence contains the following coding sequences:
- the LOC133641474 gene encoding uncharacterized protein LOC133641474 isoform X2 → MSLTQKIRQHTQEQTMDCTESSLRTKSTTSRASTRSKASSTEAAATKARAKAEAAKVRLSFAQKEMTLKVEKAQLDVEKAQLEAKMDMLLLEQDAAAALAKVEVLEAAVEGSDRSSSYLHIKQLFEHSVDTLERTKEYIATQAQEPSQIKVESPHQQPSSWNETQHYKPPDVNSIQHSHLQTEHNKHRVGFVSTLQQMTTPSQPEVTSVISPSSNNIRDNHQDYKSGYSSPLHSKSSRTPCQPVYDQGNVADFARYLAHRELVTTSLIKFSDQPCSYRAWKQSFVNSVRGLNITSSEEMDLLVTWLGKESAEHAKRIRAVHVNSPDKGLKRIWDRLETCYGAPEMVEDSLFKRIHSFPKIINRDYSKLHELSDFLIELEAAKEDGDLPGLAYLDTARGINPLVQKLPFNLQEKWLNVGTNYKLQHNVTFPPFYVFVDFIGKQAIIRNDPGFKFAGQIDTSKADRVQWKQIQNREVSVHKIDFQSTAPPINDKQYFEADDPEKQCPIHKKPHMLHKCRAFRAMPLEQRKEVLKENGICFKCCTSTQHIAKNCKCITKCTECESAKHISALHPGPAPWIQVQTPLTQLGGEQDSGPSTEVSARCTDVCGGDQSYKSCSKICLVKIYPSGRPEKSLKVYAIIDEQSNKSLARSEFFEIFNIQSPSSPYTLRTCSGVTETTGRRASGYNIESMDGKVCLTLPSLLECDDLPNNRSEIPTPNAAANHTHLKSVANLIPELDPNASIMLLLGRDIISVHKVRKQVDGPRDGPYAQKLDLGWVIVGNVCLGGVHKPTTVNNFNTITIEQRRPTVFTPCPNVFQVKERHGQFQNPEYSKVTFTKKCKQNDVGATVFRQTKDDNKVGPSIDDITFLQIMERDLKKDITNSWVAPLPFKTPRPKLPDNKVQALKRFSSLRRNFERKPVMKEHFFSFMEKIFQNEHAEIAPQLTSNEERWYLPAFGVYHPKKPGNIRVVFDSSAQYNGVSLNDVLLTGPDLNNTLIGVLLRFRKEAVAITADIQQMYHCFLLREEDRNYLRFLWSRNNNSSEDIMEYRMRVHVFGNCPSPAVAIYCLRQSVKNAEPVVKQFVNRDFYVDDGLTSLPSVEAAVKLLKRTQEVLSDSNLRLHKIASNKGEVMNAFPSQDHAINLKDLDFTSDILPMQRSLGLNWDLMSDTFTFQVADEQKPFTRRGVLSTVNSIYDPLGFLAPVTIQGKLILRELMENNGDWDAPLPQEMEETWSTWRCSLKDLSNLHIPRVYTQASPTAVSKREIVIFCDASTKAIAAVAYLKITEKNGTNHVGFLMGKAKLTPLSEQTVPRLELCSAVLAVELAELITSEMDMEVDITFYSDSKIVLGYISNDTRRFYLYVSNRVQRIRSFSHPEQWKHVSTEANPADIATRSVSAKHLSSTTWLCGPAFLKNAQNDQFQKGPFELSDPSLDTEVRPHVSTLNTTAVIKHLGSQRFSKFSSWRSLIHAIARLTHIARLFQKNPAVKANGCKGWHHCHSANAVEELAHAKKTIIRAVQEDIYAQEYASIKNGKGLSKDNNLKALDPLIDADGLLRIGGRIKEAKLSLEEKSPLIIPGKHHISTLLVRHYHQKIQHQGRLFTEGALRAAGFWIVGGKRRVSSVIYGCVKCRKLRALPQTQKMADLPADRLSTEPPFTNVGLDVFGPWTVSARRTRGGLAQDKRLQMDVQRASRISHGWAMGEDDWCGKKDP, encoded by the exons ATGTCTTTAACGCAGAAGATAAGACAGCACACACAAGAACAAACAATGGATTGCACAGAAAGCTCATTACGGACAAAATCTACCACTTCACGTGCTTCAACGAGGTCAAAAGCTTCCTCCACCGAGGCTGCAGCTACCAAAGCACGCGCAAAAGCAGAGGCAGCCAAAGTACGTCTGTCTTTTGCACAAAAAGAAATGACACTCAAAGTGGAAAAAGCACAACTGGACGTGGAAAAAGCACAACTAGAAGCTAAGATGGACATGCTCTTACTGGAGCAGGACGCAGCAGCTGCACTCGCCAAAGTGGAGGTCTTGGAAGCCGCTGTGGAAGGAAGTGATCGAAGCAGCTCCTATCTTCACATCAAGCAGTTGTTTGAACATTCAGTTGACACATTAGAGCGCACAAAAGAATACATAGCCACTCAGGCCCAAGAGCCAAGTCAAATAAAAGTTGAATCACCACACCAACAGCCATCGTCATGGAATGAAACACAACATTATAAACCACCAGATGTGAACTCCATTCAACACTCACATCTCCAGACAGAGCACAATAAACACAGAGTTGGGTTTGTTTCTACCCTACAACAAATGACGACACCTTCACAGCCAGAAGTCACATCAGTCATCAGTCCATCTTCAAACAACATACGAGACAATCACCAAGATTACAAGTCAGGCTACAGTTCTCCTTTGCATTCAAAGTCCAGCCGTACACCTTGTCAGCCTGTCTACGATCAAGGGAATGTGGCAGACTTCGCAAGATATCTAGCTCACCGTGAGCTAGTCACAACGAGTCTGATAAAGTTCAGTGACCAGCCATGCAGTTACAGGGCATGGAAACAGTCCTTTGTGAACTCAGTCAGAGGCCTCAACATAACGTCCAGTGAAGAAATGGATTTGTTGGTCACGTGGCTAGGGAAGGAGTCAGCTGAGCATGCAAAACGCATCAGGGCTGTCCATGTCAACTCCCCAGACAAAGGCCTAAAAAGGATATGGGACAGACTGGAAACCTGTTACGGCGCACCCGAAATGGTGGAGGATTCACTCTTTAAACGGATCCACAGCTTCCCTAAAATCATCAACAGAGACTATTCAAAGCTCCATGAGTTGAGTGATTTTCTCATAGAATTGGAGGCAGCCAAGGAAGATGGAGACCTGCCTGGCCTTGCATATTTGGACACAGCGCGTGGGATAAACCCATTAGTTCAAAAGTTACCATTCAACCTCCAAGAAAAGTGGCTCAACGTTGGCACAAACTACAAATTACAACACAATGTAACATTTCCCcccttttatgtttttgttgacttCATTGGAAAACAAGCTATAATTAGGAATGACCCAGGCTTCAAGTTTGCAGGTCAAATTGACACCTCAAAAGCAGACAGAGTCCAATGGAAGCAGATCCAAAATAGAGAAGTCTCAGTTCATAAGATCGATTTCCAGTCTACTGCCCCTCCTATTAATGACAAGCAATACTTTGAAGCTGATGATCCTGAGAAACAATGCCCAATTCATAAAAAACCTCACATGCTCCATAAATGTCGGGCCTTCCGTGCAATGCCGTTGGAACAACGCAAGGAAGTCCTGAAAGAGAATGGCAtatgttttaagtgttgcacaTCCACTCAACATATAGCAAAAAACTGTAAATGTATTACCAAGTGCACTGAGTGTGAGAGCGCAAAGCACATTTCTGCACTTCATCCTGGACCTGCACCATGGATCCAGGTCCAAACCCCCCTGACACAGCTTGGCGGGGAGCAAGACTCAGGACCTTCAACTGAGGTCAGTGCTCGATGTACAGATGTATGTGGTGGCGATCAAAGCTACAAATCCTGCTCAAAGATCTGCCTTGTTAAAATATATCCTAGCGGCCGTCCTGAGAAATCCCTGAAAGTTTATGCAATCATCGACGAGCAGAGTAACAAGTCCCTTGCTCGTTCAGAGTTCTTTGAGATCTTCAACATTCAAAGTCCTTCATCTCCATACACACTCCGAACCTGCTCTGGAGTGACGGAAACCACTGGGAGAAGAGCTTCAGGCTACAACATTGAATCCATGGATGGAAAAGTGTGCCTCACTTTACCAAGCCTCCTGGAATGTGATGATCTACCTAACAACAGATCAGAAATCCCAACACCTAATGCTGCAGCCAACCATACTCACCTCAAATCAGTTGCTAACCTCATCCCAGAGCTGGATCCTAACGCGTCCATCATGCTTCTCCTTGGGAGAGACATCATCTCTGTCCACAAAGTGCGCAAACAGGTTGATGGGCCACGCGATGGTCCCTATGCTCAAAAACTTGACCTGGGATGGGTGATCGTTGGAAATGTATGCTTGGGAGGTGTTCACAAGCCGACCACAGTGAATAACTTCAACACCATTACAATTGAACAAAGGCGTCCCACAGTCTTTACACCTTGTCCTAACGTGTTTCAAGtcaaggagagacatggccagttTCAAAACCCTGAATACTCAAAGGTAACCTTCACAAAGAAATGTAAGCAAAATGACGTGGGCGCTACAGTGTTTCGGCAGACCAAAGATGACAACAAAGTCGGTCCATCCattgatgacatcaccttcctGCAAATCATGGAGAGGGATTTGAAAAAGGACATAACCAACAGCTGGGTAGCTCCGCTGCCATTTAAGACTCCAAGGCCCAAGCTTCCTGACAACAAAGTTCAAGCCTTGAAGCGTTTTTCCTCTTTGAGACGCAACTTCGAAAGAAAACCAGTGATGAAAGAGCACTTTTTTAGCTTCATGGAAAAGATCTTTCAAAATGAACATGCTGAAATAGCCCCTCAACTCACATCTAATGAAGAAAGATGGTATTTACCAGCCTTTGGTGTTTACCATCCCAAGAAACCTGGGAACATCCGTGTGGTGTTTGACTCCAGCGCCCAATACAATGGTGTGTCACTAAACGACGTGCTGTTAACTGGACCCGACCTCAACAACACCCTTATAGGGGTACTCCTCAGGTTTCGCAAAGAAGCTGTAGCCATAACAGCAGACATTCAGCAGATGTACCACTGTTTCTTACTCAGAGAAGAAGACCGCAATTATCTCAGGTTTTTATGGTCCAGAAACAACAACTCATCTGAAGACATCATGGAATACAGAATGAGGGTCCATGTCTTTGGAAATTGTCCCTCTCCCGCAGTGGCCATCTACTGTTTAAGACAGTCAGTGAAAAATGCAGAGCCCGTTGTAAAGCAGTTTGTCAACCGTGACTTTTATGTAGATGACGGGCTAACGTCACTTCCCTCCGTCGAAGCTGCAGTGAAGCTGCTCAAGAGGACGCAAGAGGTTCTGTCAGACTCAAACTTGAGGCTTCACAAAATCGCCTCAAATAAAGGAGAAGTTATGAACGCTTTCCCATCTCAGGACCATGCCATCAACTTAAAGGACCTGGACTTCACTTCAGATATCTTGCCCATGCAACGTAGTCTGGGACTTAACTGGGATCTAATGTCAGACACATTTACCTTTCAAGTAGCTGATGAGCAAAAGCCTTTCACCCGCAGAGGTGTCTTGTCAACTGTCAACAGCATCTATGATCCCCTAGGATTTCTTGCCCCTGTCACCATACAAGGCAAACTGATCCTGCGTGAGCTCATGGAGAACAACGGAGATTGGGATGCACCTCTTCCTCAAGAAATGGAAGAGACATGGTCAACGTGGCGATGCTCATTGAAAGATCTCAGCAATCTCCACATCCCAAGAGTTTACACACAGGCCTCTCCTACAGCGGTGTCAAAAAGAGAGATAGTCATCTTTTGTGACGCTTCCACAAAGGCAATTGCAGCAGTTGCATACTTAAAGATAACAGAGAAAAATGGAACCAACCACGTGGGCTTTCTCATGGGAAAAGCCAAGCTTACGCCCTTGTCAGAACAAACTGTCCCTAGACTTGAGCTTTGTTCTGCAGTATTAGCGGTGGAGCTTGCCGAGCTCATCACCTCAGAGATGGACATGGAGGTTGACATCACTTTCTACAGCGACAGCAAAATCGTTCTTGGTTACATCAGCAATGATACTAGACGTTTTTACCTGTATGTAAGCAACCGAGTTCAACGGATAAGAAGCTTTTCTCACCCTGAGCAATGGAAACATGTCTCCACTGAAGCAAACCCTGCAGACATAGCCACAAGGTCTGTGTCAGCGAAACACCTGTCCAGTACCACCTGGCTTTGTGGACCAGCATTCCTGAAGAACGCTCAGAATGACCAGTTTCAAAAGGGCCCTTTTGAGTTGTCTGAcccctctttggatacagaggtcCGCCCGCATGTTTCAACATTGAACACCACTGCAGTAATCAAACACCTGGGTTCTCAACGCTTCTCCAAGTTCTCCAGTTGGAGATCATTGATCCATGCCATTGCTCGTCTCACTCACATTGCTCGCCTCTTTCAAAAGAATCCTGCAGTAAAAGCTAACGGCTGCAAAGGCTGGCATCATTGCCACTCAGCAAATGCTGTTGAGGAACTTGCACATGCTAAGAAAACCATCATTCGTGCAGTTCAAGAAGACATATATGCTCAAGAGTATGCTTCCATCAAAAATGGTAAAGGGCTTTCCAAAGACAATAATCTCAAAGCCTTAGACCCTCTCATTGATGCCGATGGTCTGCTAAGAATTGGGGGTCGCATAAAAGAAGCCAAACTCTCTTTGGAGGAGAAATCGCCTCTCATAATCCCTGGCAAGCACCATATTTCCACGCTTCTGGTCAGGCACTACCATCAGAAAATACAACACCAGGGCAGATTATTCACTGAAGGTGCTTTAAGAGCTGCTGGATTTTGGATTGTTGGTGGTAAAAGACGAGTCAGCAGTGTGATCTATGGATGTGTTAAATGCCGCAAACTTCGCGCTTTGCCTCAGACTCAAAAGATGGCTGATCTTCCAGCTGATCGCCTGTCCACTGAACCTCCATTTACCAACGTTGGGCTGGACGTTTTTGGACCTTGGACAGTGTCTGCACGTCGTACACGAGGTGGCCTTGCACAAGACAAAAG ATTGCAGATGGATGTTCAACGTGCCTCACGCATCTCACATGGGTGGGCCATGGGAGAGGATGATTGGTGTGGCAAGAAGGATCCTTGA